A genomic stretch from Algoriphagus halophilus includes:
- a CDS encoding NAD(P)/FAD-dependent oxidoreductase has protein sequence MEIDFLLIGQGLAGTALGYRLIESGKSIRIIDQPSGNQSSRVAAGLFNPVTGRKMVKTWNADYLFPELHSFYKRLEEITGESFLIEQPIYRPFLSIEEQNEWMGHSADEGFQIYLKEIYTESQSDSLNDSFGGVLLKQSGWLKINVFLNAMQRYFAENLHQEYFDESVLRKGDGHWEYKGIKYKSILFCNGLGAMNSSFFNYLPFAPVKGELLELKQAFCPDYIVNRGVFRVHLGNGVHRVGSTYTKHDLDEGPTESAKAEILERLGALVKLPVEEIISHKTGIRPATRDRKPFLGKHPKEQSVYIFDGFGAKGVSLVPYFSKLMCDYLKGQASLPKEVDIARYFNYI, from the coding sequence ATGGAAATTGATTTTTTACTGATTGGTCAAGGGCTAGCTGGAACAGCGCTAGGATATCGTTTGATAGAATCAGGTAAAAGTATAAGAATTATCGATCAGCCCTCAGGAAATCAGTCAAGCAGGGTGGCAGCTGGCTTGTTTAACCCAGTGACGGGGAGAAAAATGGTAAAGACCTGGAATGCAGATTATTTATTCCCTGAGCTTCATTCTTTTTACAAGAGACTGGAGGAAATTACTGGCGAATCGTTTTTGATAGAACAGCCTATTTATAGGCCTTTTTTATCCATTGAAGAACAGAATGAATGGATGGGGCATAGTGCAGATGAAGGATTCCAAATTTATTTGAAGGAAATCTATACCGAAAGCCAAAGTGATTCGTTGAATGATTCATTTGGGGGGGTGTTGCTAAAGCAATCGGGCTGGTTGAAAATAAATGTTTTCCTGAACGCGATGCAAAGGTATTTTGCAGAGAATCTTCATCAGGAATATTTTGATGAAAGTGTATTGAGAAAGGGGGATGGTCATTGGGAGTACAAAGGCATCAAGTATAAGTCCATCCTATTTTGCAATGGTCTGGGGGCGATGAATTCTTCGTTCTTTAACTATTTGCCGTTTGCACCAGTGAAGGGGGAACTATTGGAGTTGAAACAAGCCTTCTGCCCTGATTACATCGTAAATAGGGGGGTATTTAGAGTTCATCTTGGAAATGGGGTTCACAGGGTAGGTTCAACGTATACCAAACATGATTTGGACGAAGGACCTACAGAATCTGCCAAAGCTGAAATATTAGAGCGGCTTGGTGCTTTGGTAAAATTACCCGTAGAGGAAATTATTTCTCATAAAACGGGGATAAGACCAGCTACTAGGGACAGAAAACCATTTTTGGGTAAACATCCTAAGGAGCAAAGCGTTTACATATTTGATGGGTTTGGAGCAAAGGGTGTTTCTTTGGTTCCTTATTTTAGTAAATTAATGTGTGACTATTTGAAAGGGCAGGCTTCACTACCCAAGGAAGTAGACATAGCAAGGTATTTTAATTATATTTAA
- a CDS encoding biopolymer transporter Tol, whose product MRYHLLRILIFAGLWLNSFFVLAQFDQERFGKNRVQHQQFEWYYFTSNNFEVYYYDRGGANAKMAIEFLEEEFNRLTQMIGYVAYTKPKIYIYNSPEELLQSNLDLNKMELYEEGQTDFNRLIAEVPYKGEVDQFKEDILYATSKVIIQEMLYGSSVSDAFQSNLVNAFPEWYIDGIALYLAKGWSLEMDDFVRHYLQEEENPKILKLKQHEAALVGQSIWNYIAERYGRRYISSILNLSRINRNEENSIANTVGLNYDTFTSEWIKYYKTINEQVFTNFKDVDLSNAVASTSPRVIGNISDIKFSPDGLNVAYVINNGGRYKVQIREVSSGNERTLLQGGAVYKDQTPNLISPVIAWKDSANLAIASFKRGFTTLRLRSIDGSSQDKIFLRNITQILSLDFNESGRNMVLSAISNGKSDIYTLNTRGAGKRLTNDIFDELTPTFLNDSTIIYSTNYTELSDSVDVKEIDLSSLPNAYNLYLMEVGDTIVTRKLTNTNSKNILPRKLNGNNVVFLSDLSGINNLMRLGVGSQVANQISGFNKSIEVFDVSSRMSKIAYAVRDGREVFLKIENYSSADQFTPSTPRIQLEQAKSLNERIAARRLLEEKAEAPLEEKPALELPVAKDTVTVKVDTTQKNTATSINLDRLRFESRNGINTENYTFDSLPSPTIANERTGSEGRDNKISLLETFRKQSLQKRVSGPRRMEPQFLTNSINTRFVVDPLRGFGISFTGRMTDLLDNHKFYAGVMTTLDFRSGGDIFFEYEYLKSRIDFKGRFDRKTIRISEGDITFQKYVLTKVEAGFSYPFNINARFTLAPFVAKTQYFNLNSDSLILGQNPDQNRFDVNYIGGKAEFVFDKTEPIGLYSQAGFKGKIGYMQYQSLNKSSRSFGNFYLDLRNYQRIHKNIVLASKLYAGSFMGNNPQTYIVGGMDNWLFNEFYRPPSNRPEASPIRNPAGVENSNILFADFVDLRGYDYDEIRGRNVISFTTELRVPIFSYLTRGNITSNFIRNFQLVGFYDIASAWNDAAPWEKVNDQNTEVINTEGSPFTITLNNFNNPWLQSYGAGLRTVLLNYYVKFDVAQPVRNYKNEDLKFYVTLGINF is encoded by the coding sequence ATGCGATATCACCTGTTACGAATATTGATTTTTGCTGGGTTATGGTTGAATTCATTTTTTGTTCTTGCTCAATTTGATCAAGAGAGATTTGGAAAGAACAGGGTTCAGCACCAGCAATTTGAATGGTACTATTTTACCTCTAATAACTTTGAGGTGTATTACTATGACCGTGGTGGAGCAAATGCAAAAATGGCCATTGAATTTTTGGAGGAAGAGTTTAATAGACTAACCCAAATGATCGGCTATGTGGCCTATACCAAACCAAAGATTTATATCTACAATTCTCCAGAAGAACTATTACAAAGTAATCTTGACCTCAACAAAATGGAATTGTATGAGGAAGGCCAGACTGATTTTAACAGGTTGATTGCTGAAGTTCCCTATAAAGGAGAGGTAGATCAATTTAAGGAAGATATTTTATATGCCACTTCCAAAGTGATCATTCAGGAGATGCTATATGGCTCTTCAGTTTCCGATGCTTTCCAGTCTAATTTAGTCAATGCTTTTCCAGAATGGTATATTGATGGAATTGCCTTATACCTGGCAAAAGGGTGGAGTTTAGAAATGGATGATTTTGTTCGACATTATCTACAAGAGGAGGAAAATCCAAAAATCCTAAAATTAAAGCAACATGAAGCGGCTCTGGTAGGACAATCAATTTGGAACTATATAGCCGAAAGGTATGGGCGAAGGTACATTTCCAGTATTTTGAATCTTTCAAGAATCAATAGAAATGAGGAAAATAGTATCGCAAATACGGTAGGTCTGAATTATGATACTTTTACTTCCGAATGGATCAAATATTATAAGACCATCAATGAGCAGGTATTTACCAATTTTAAAGATGTAGACCTATCAAATGCAGTAGCCTCTACTTCACCCAGAGTAATTGGAAACATCAGTGATATTAAATTTAGCCCGGATGGTCTAAATGTCGCTTATGTGATCAATAATGGTGGTCGGTATAAAGTCCAGATTAGGGAAGTGAGTTCTGGGAATGAACGGACCTTGTTACAGGGAGGGGCCGTTTACAAAGACCAGACACCCAATTTAATTTCCCCAGTAATTGCTTGGAAAGATTCCGCAAATCTTGCTATTGCCTCATTTAAAAGAGGCTTTACCACCTTGAGATTAAGATCAATTGATGGTAGTAGTCAAGATAAAATATTCCTGAGAAACATCACTCAGATCTTGAGTTTGGATTTCAATGAATCGGGGAGGAATATGGTGCTTTCGGCCATTTCTAATGGGAAATCCGATATCTATACCCTAAATACAAGGGGGGCAGGTAAAAGGTTGACCAATGATATTTTTGATGAGCTGACGCCTACATTTTTAAATGATTCCACGATCATCTATTCTACCAATTACACTGAATTATCCGATTCAGTAGATGTGAAGGAAATAGATTTGAGTAGTTTGCCAAATGCATATAATCTGTATCTCATGGAAGTTGGAGATACCATCGTGACTAGAAAGCTTACCAATACCAATAGCAAAAACATCCTTCCGAGAAAATTGAATGGTAATAATGTGGTGTTTTTGAGTGACCTCAGTGGGATCAATAATTTGATGAGATTGGGTGTTGGATCCCAAGTAGCCAATCAAATTTCTGGATTCAACAAGAGTATTGAAGTATTTGATGTGAGCAGTAGAATGAGCAAGATTGCCTACGCAGTGAGAGATGGAAGAGAGGTATTCTTAAAGATTGAAAATTATTCCAGTGCCGATCAGTTTACTCCAAGCACTCCAAGAATCCAATTAGAGCAGGCCAAATCGCTGAACGAGCGAATTGCAGCCAGAAGATTATTGGAAGAGAAAGCGGAGGCACCGCTGGAAGAAAAACCCGCATTGGAATTGCCTGTTGCGAAGGATACGGTAACTGTCAAGGTAGATACTACACAAAAAAACACCGCTACTTCAATCAACTTGGATAGACTTCGATTTGAATCGAGGAATGGTATCAATACAGAGAATTATACATTTGATTCGCTTCCTAGCCCGACGATTGCCAATGAGAGAACAGGGTCTGAAGGGAGAGATAACAAGATTAGTTTATTGGAAACCTTTAGAAAGCAGAGCTTGCAGAAAAGGGTTTCTGGGCCAAGACGAATGGAGCCCCAGTTTTTGACAAATAGTATCAATACAAGGTTTGTTGTAGATCCCTTGAGAGGTTTTGGGATCAGTTTTACAGGTAGAATGACTGATCTTTTGGATAACCATAAGTTCTATGCGGGAGTGATGACTACCTTGGATTTTAGATCTGGGGGAGACATTTTCTTCGAATATGAATACTTAAAAAGCAGAATTGATTTCAAAGGAAGGTTTGATCGAAAAACCATTCGAATTTCCGAAGGAGATATAACTTTCCAAAAGTATGTACTTACCAAGGTAGAAGCAGGGTTTTCTTATCCATTCAATATCAATGCAAGATTTACCCTCGCTCCATTTGTTGCCAAAACTCAGTATTTTAACTTGAATTCTGACTCTTTGATTCTTGGGCAAAATCCTGATCAAAATCGGTTTGATGTAAATTATATTGGTGGAAAGGCCGAATTTGTCTTTGATAAGACCGAGCCTATTGGTTTGTATTCTCAGGCTGGATTTAAAGGCAAAATAGGATACATGCAATACCAATCCTTAAATAAGTCTTCCCGCTCATTTGGTAATTTTTATTTGGATTTAAGGAATTATCAAAGAATTCACAAAAACATTGTACTTGCCTCCAAATTATATGCAGGATCCTTTATGGGGAATAATCCCCAAACCTATATTGTGGGAGGAATGGATAATTGGTTGTTCAATGAATTTTACAGACCTCCTTCCAATAGGCCAGAAGCTTCTCCAATCAGAAACCCTGCTGGGGTAGAAAATTCCAATATTTTGTTTGCAGACTTTGTGGATTTAAGAGGGTATGATTACGATGAAATCAGAGGCAGGAATGTGATATCATTTACTACTGAGCTAAGAGTACCTATTTTCTCCTACTTAACAAGAGGAAATATTACTTCCAATTTCATCAGGAATTTCCAATTAGTCGGGTTCTATGATATAGCTTCAGCTTGGAATGATGCCGCTCCTTGGGAAAAAGTAAATGATCAAAATACTGAAGTAATTAATACAGAAGGCTCTCCTTTTACCATCACGTTAAATAATTTCAACAATCCATGGCTTCAGAGTTATGGTGCTGGGCTCCGTACCGTTTTGCTGAATTACTATGTGAAATTTGATGTAGCACAACCAGTTCGAAATTATAAAAACGAAGATCTAAAGTTCTATGTAACTTTGGGCATTAATTTCTAA
- a CDS encoding YicC/YloC family endoribonuclease — translation MIKSMTGFGNAGFENEKVMIHVEVKSLNSKFLDLSIRSPRQFSDKEHEIRNLVQGVLDRGKVSVSVEFLSKSSKELPVSINEELFETFYGKFKAMAQSVGDNSQDIFKLALQAPNVINNLTTEDKDEAQEWEHVKAVLADALKNCDDFRKDEGSSLQEKLQGNLENIALNLSHIINEEGQRKEKIKQKIRNHFNEWLDENSFDANRFEQELIYYFEKLDITEELVRLDTHLKYFSKIMLEEKNQGKKLGFISQEIGREINTIGSKANDAGIQKYVILMKDELEKIKEQSMNVL, via the coding sequence ATGATCAAATCGATGACCGGCTTTGGAAATGCCGGATTCGAGAATGAGAAGGTTATGATCCACGTGGAGGTCAAATCTCTCAACTCAAAATTTTTGGACCTTTCCATTCGAAGTCCAAGACAGTTTTCAGATAAAGAACATGAAATAAGAAACCTGGTACAGGGAGTTTTGGATCGTGGAAAAGTAAGCGTGTCTGTTGAGTTTTTATCTAAAAGCTCAAAAGAATTACCGGTTTCTATCAACGAGGAACTTTTTGAGACCTTCTATGGAAAGTTTAAAGCCATGGCTCAATCTGTGGGTGATAATTCTCAGGATATATTCAAATTGGCCCTCCAAGCTCCTAATGTCATCAATAACCTGACGACGGAAGATAAAGACGAGGCGCAAGAGTGGGAGCATGTAAAGGCGGTGTTAGCAGATGCATTGAAAAACTGTGATGACTTCAGAAAAGATGAGGGTAGTTCCTTGCAAGAAAAACTGCAAGGAAATCTTGAAAATATTGCGCTAAACTTATCCCATATTATCAATGAGGAAGGGCAGCGAAAGGAAAAGATCAAACAGAAGATCAGAAATCATTTCAACGAGTGGTTAGACGAAAATTCCTTTGATGCCAACCGGTTTGAGCAGGAACTCATTTATTATTTTGAAAAACTAGATATTACAGAAGAACTGGTCCGTTTAGATACACACCTGAAGTATTTTTCCAAAATCATGTTAGAAGAGAAAAATCAAGGTAAAAAACTGGGATTTATTAGCCAGGAGATCGGAAGGGAAATCAATACCATTGGTTCAAAGGCCAATGATGCTGGGATTCAAAAATACGTGATTTTAATGAAGGATGAGCTTGAGAAAATAAAAGAGCAATCCATGAATGTATTATAA
- a CDS encoding N-acyl-D-amino-acid deacylase family protein — protein sequence MKNYVFLLMILLLFSCTQKYDLLLINGEIYDGQGTGPFTGDIGIVGDKIVAIGDLENAKSAVVIDATGLAISPGFIDMHTHLEPLMELPMAESLLRQGATFALGGPDGGGPWPFDSYLDSLDHIGLGINVGFLVGHNTLRKQVMGMEDRKPTEEELNLMKSYVNEGMDAGAFGISTGLKYLPGTFSELEEVVELSKMASAKSGIYTSHLREEGLGLIDAVKEALVISREASIPVVLTHHKAIGVKMWGQSSKTLAMVDSARKVGLDIMMDQYPYAASHTGISILIPSWALEGNEFETRVADPVLKDSIKAGIIFNILNDRGGSDLRRIQFSRVSWKKELEGKTLQDWLEMEGMEPSMDNGAELVIQAQLNGGTGTIYHAMDEKDVEKIMKHPMTMVGSDGRLSSPGDGHPHPRAYGTFPRILGHYVRELKVLSLPEAIHKMTGLSANRLGLKNRGVIKEGYFADITIFNPKTVIDQSTFTEPHQYPEGIEYVIVNGKMEVSEGELTGISNGRVIRKNQP from the coding sequence ATGAAGAACTATGTATTCCTCTTGATGATTCTTCTCCTGTTTTCCTGTACTCAAAAATATGACCTGCTACTGATCAATGGGGAGATTTACGATGGACAAGGCACTGGTCCTTTTACTGGGGATATCGGTATAGTGGGAGATAAAATTGTTGCCATTGGAGATTTAGAAAATGCTAAATCTGCAGTGGTAATCGATGCTACTGGCCTTGCAATTTCCCCTGGCTTTATCGATATGCATACTCATTTAGAGCCTTTGATGGAGCTACCTATGGCTGAAAGCCTCTTAAGACAAGGAGCTACTTTCGCTTTGGGAGGTCCAGATGGGGGTGGTCCCTGGCCGTTTGATAGCTATTTAGACAGTTTGGATCACATAGGGCTTGGTATTAATGTCGGGTTTCTGGTTGGACATAACACCCTTAGAAAGCAGGTAATGGGAATGGAGGACAGAAAGCCCACCGAGGAAGAACTAAACCTGATGAAATCTTATGTAAATGAGGGGATGGATGCCGGAGCATTTGGAATTTCTACCGGTTTAAAATATTTGCCTGGTACTTTTTCTGAACTGGAGGAAGTCGTTGAGTTATCTAAGATGGCAAGTGCAAAAAGCGGAATCTATACCTCACATTTAAGGGAAGAGGGGTTAGGGTTAATTGATGCAGTAAAAGAAGCTTTGGTCATTTCACGAGAGGCCTCCATCCCGGTGGTTTTAACTCACCATAAAGCTATTGGAGTAAAAATGTGGGGCCAAAGCTCCAAGACCCTTGCCATGGTGGACTCAGCCAGAAAAGTTGGCCTGGACATCATGATGGACCAATACCCTTATGCGGCAAGTCACACAGGAATTAGCATTTTGATACCTAGTTGGGCGTTGGAAGGAAATGAATTCGAAACCAGAGTCGCAGACCCTGTGTTAAAAGATAGTATCAAAGCAGGAATTATCTTCAATATCCTGAATGACCGAGGAGGAAGTGACCTAAGAAGGATACAGTTCTCAAGAGTATCTTGGAAAAAGGAATTAGAAGGAAAAACGCTTCAGGATTGGTTAGAAATGGAAGGGATGGAACCTTCCATGGATAATGGGGCAGAGTTAGTGATTCAGGCACAATTGAATGGTGGCACCGGGACTATTTACCATGCCATGGACGAAAAGGATGTGGAAAAAATCATGAAACATCCTATGACCATGGTTGGGTCAGATGGAAGACTATCATCTCCTGGGGATGGACATCCTCATCCAAGAGCCTATGGAACCTTTCCTAGGATTCTCGGACATTATGTAAGGGAATTAAAGGTGCTTTCGCTTCCAGAAGCAATTCACAAAATGACAGGTCTTTCAGCAAACCGTTTAGGGTTAAAAAATAGAGGGGTTATCAAAGAAGGGTATTTTGCAGACATCACGATTTTCAATCCTAAAACCGTAATTGATCAATCCACATTTACAGAACCCCATCAATATCCGGAAGGAATTGAGTATGTTATTGTCAATGGAAAAATGGAGGTGAGTGAGGGGGAATTAACCGGTATTTCCAATGGCAGGGTAATTCGAAAAAATCAACCATAA
- a CDS encoding energy transducer TonB has translation MENKKTPKADIRKMSGMIFNLGLMLSVAAVLVAFEWKAYEDFEIKSLGTEDNTWDLLDIPNTVQTPPTPPPVIQQPEIELVPDEVIIEKLDAVIDFSLEQEPAPTEIEFEGPPVVEDPDVINDFVEVQASFKGGMDQWYVYLKNNLKYPTQARRMGIEGTAIVRFVVNTDGSIQDVELVRTIGGGCDEVAMEVIKNSPNWNPGRINGKAVRSRMTIPIKFRLN, from the coding sequence ATGGAAAACAAAAAGACCCCTAAAGCGGACATACGAAAAATGTCCGGGATGATTTTTAATCTGGGATTAATGCTCAGCGTAGCGGCAGTTTTGGTGGCCTTCGAATGGAAGGCTTATGAGGATTTCGAAATAAAGTCTCTTGGTACGGAAGACAACACTTGGGATTTGTTGGATATCCCCAATACGGTCCAAACACCTCCTACTCCCCCTCCGGTTATACAGCAACCAGAAATCGAATTGGTTCCTGATGAAGTTATCATAGAAAAGTTGGATGCTGTCATTGATTTTAGCCTAGAACAAGAACCTGCCCCAACGGAAATTGAATTTGAAGGTCCTCCCGTAGTCGAAGACCCAGATGTCATCAATGATTTTGTGGAGGTGCAAGCTTCTTTTAAAGGGGGGATGGACCAATGGTATGTCTATTTGAAAAATAATTTAAAATACCCCACCCAAGCCAGAAGAATGGGCATCGAAGGGACAGCAATTGTTCGATTTGTCGTCAATACCGATGGAAGCATTCAAGATGTGGAACTTGTTCGGACAATTGGAGGGGGATGTGATGAGGTAGCAATGGAGGTTATAAAAAATTCCCCAAACTGGAATCCTGGCAGAATAAATGGAAAAGCAGTAAGATCTAGGATGACTATCCCCATCAAATTCAGACTTAATTAA
- a CDS encoding energy transducer TonB — protein MEAKKTPKADLTKKSGMFLNLGLALAVGATLAAFEWKSFDEGALKDLGQVTDNFEELIDIPITEQPPPPPPPVEQPIIEEIPDEVEIEEKIEVNFDVDVKEETVIKEVVIAEAPVEEKADEIFDVVETQPNPPGGMSGWNQYLSKNLKYPTQARRMGIEGTVIVVFVVNTDGSIQDVDVLRGIGGGCDEEAVRVVSAAPKWEPGKQRGRPVRTRMRLPIRFKLS, from the coding sequence ATGGAAGCAAAAAAGACTCCGAAGGCTGATCTAACCAAAAAGTCAGGAATGTTCCTGAACTTAGGTTTAGCGTTGGCTGTTGGCGCTACTCTTGCTGCATTTGAATGGAAGTCATTCGACGAAGGTGCTCTTAAGGACCTTGGCCAGGTGACTGACAATTTCGAAGAGCTGATTGATATTCCAATCACCGAGCAGCCACCGCCACCACCACCACCAGTAGAACAGCCAATCATTGAGGAAATCCCTGATGAAGTTGAAATCGAAGAAAAAATCGAAGTAAACTTTGATGTGGATGTGAAAGAAGAAACTGTCATCAAAGAAGTAGTAATTGCAGAAGCTCCAGTAGAGGAGAAAGCTGACGAAATCTTTGACGTAGTGGAAACTCAACCAAATCCTCCAGGTGGAATGTCAGGTTGGAATCAATACCTTAGTAAAAACTTGAAATACCCTACTCAAGCGAGAAGAATGGGTATTGAGGGTACTGTAATTGTGGTATTCGTTGTAAACACTGATGGATCTATTCAAGACGTTGATGTTTTGAGAGGTATCGGTGGAGGTTGTGACGAAGAAGCAGTTAGAGTAGTATCTGCAGCTCCTAAGTGGGAACCAGGTAAACAAAGAGGTAGACCAGTTCGTACTAGAATGAGACTTCCAATCAGATTTAAACTGAGCTAA
- a CDS encoding VanZ family protein, giving the protein MRLFLSLAWLITISIAMLTPGDKFPEVDAFDFQDKFIHFICFSLLSFLWCGVGIKPHERGVLSKRLLINYLIFGVLAGIILEYLQQFIPFRTYDYIDMAVNEIGGIAGFFAYFKLSVVKNNLE; this is encoded by the coding sequence TTGAGATTATTCTTGAGTTTAGCTTGGCTAATCACCATTTCAATCGCAATGCTGACTCCCGGAGATAAATTTCCTGAGGTAGATGCGTTCGATTTCCAAGATAAATTTATTCACTTTATTTGCTTCAGTTTACTAAGTTTTCTGTGGTGTGGAGTGGGAATAAAGCCTCATGAAAGAGGAGTTTTAAGTAAAAGATTACTCATTAACTATTTGATTTTCGGGGTATTAGCCGGAATCATTTTGGAGTATCTGCAACAATTCATCCCCTTTCGTACGTATGATTATATAGACATGGCAGTGAATGAGATAGGTGGAATCGCAGGATTCTTTGCATATTTTAAGCTGTCAGTCGTAAAAAACAACTTGGAATAA
- the gcvH gene encoding glycine cleavage system protein GcvH, with protein sequence MNIPQELKYTKDHEWVKIEGDIATIGVTDFAQSELGDIVYVEVETVGETLEAEEVFGTVEAVKTVSDLFMPVAGEVTELNEKLADEPELVNSDPYGDGWMVKVKISGELPSLLSADEYAELVGA encoded by the coding sequence ATGAATATTCCACAAGAATTAAAGTACACAAAAGACCACGAGTGGGTGAAAATCGAAGGTGATATTGCTACTATAGGAGTTACTGATTTTGCACAGTCAGAATTAGGTGATATCGTTTATGTGGAAGTTGAAACAGTTGGCGAAACGTTGGAAGCGGAAGAAGTATTCGGAACCGTAGAAGCAGTAAAAACTGTATCTGATTTGTTTATGCCTGTTGCTGGTGAAGTAACTGAACTAAACGAAAAACTTGCCGATGAACCGGAATTAGTAAATTCTGATCCCTATGGAGACGGATGGATGGTCAAGGTGAAAATTTCCGGTGAACTTCCTAGCCTTCTTTCTGCAGATGAATATGCAGAATTAGTAGGAGCCTAA